A window of the Glaciimonas sp. CA11.2 genome harbors these coding sequences:
- a CDS encoding MHYT domain-containing protein: protein MPIFWNGYLIALSLLVPMFGVFAALSHVENMRESNGRVAFLLMCCGAGTLGVAIWSMHFIGMLAFNMPIRMAYDISLIALSIVPAIAGTLAAFLLVQNQKLTLDRILIGGTVMGLGIAAMHYTGMAALKMQPAISYDPLLFSLSIFIAIAASIGALLIVFSGEKKHRWHLNSK from the coding sequence ATGCCGATTTTCTGGAATGGCTACTTGATAGCTCTCTCGTTATTGGTTCCTATGTTCGGCGTATTTGCAGCGCTTTCCCATGTTGAAAATATGCGCGAAAGTAACGGCAGAGTGGCATTTTTATTGATGTGCTGTGGCGCCGGTACGTTGGGAGTAGCTATATGGTCGATGCATTTTATTGGAATGTTAGCATTCAATATGCCAATTCGTATGGCATACGATATTTCGCTCATCGCCTTGTCAATCGTACCTGCCATAGCGGGCACACTTGCCGCGTTTTTGTTAGTTCAAAATCAAAAGTTAACGTTGGATCGGATTTTAATCGGTGGAACTGTAATGGGCCTTGGCATCGCTGCGATGCACTACACCGGTATGGCGGCATTGAAAATGCAGCCCGCCATTAGCTATGATCCATTGTTGTTCTCCCTGTCGATTTTTATCGCGATTGCTGCGTCTATTGGAGCTCTTCTGATCGTTTTCAGTGGGGAAAAAAAGCACCGATGGCACTTAAACAGCAAATGA